AAGGCATTGTGCAAGTGTTCTTTGATGAGAAAGATGAAGTGCTGTTCAAACAAGCCTCAGCCCTGCGTAATGAAGCCTGTGTGCAGATTAAAGGCGAAGTGATTGCCCGTGATGATTCGCAAATCAACAAAGAAATGGCAACGGGCGAAATTGAAGTATTAGTCAAAGAGCTGTTCGTTTATAACAATGCCGAAGTTCTACCACTCGATTTCAACCAAAACAACACCGAAGAACAGCGTTTGAAATATCGCTATTTAGATTTACGCCGTCCTGAAATGGCAGAACGTCTGAAAACCCGTGCTAAAATCACCAGTTTTGTTCGCCGTTATATGGACGACAACGGTTTCTTGGATATTGAAACACCAATGCTCACCAAGGCGACCCCTGAAGGGGCGAGAGACTATCTCGTGCCAAGCCGTGTGCATAAAGGCAAATTCTATGCTCTGCCACAATCACCGCAGTTGTTCAAACAGTTGCTGATGATGTCGGGTTTTGACCGTTATTATCAAATCGTCAAATGTTTCCGTGATGAAGATTTGCGTGCCGATCGTCAGCCTGAATTTACCCAAATCGATGTGGAAACGACCTTTATGACCGCCCCTGAAGTGCGTGCAATGATGGAAAAAATGATCCGTGGTCTTTGGTTGGATCGTTTAAATGTCGATTTAGGCGAATTCCCTCAAATGACGTTTGCGGAAGCAATGCGTCGTTTTGGTTCAGACAAACCCGATTTGCGTAACCCGTTGGAATTAGTCGATGTGGCGGATCTGCTCAAAGAGGTCGAATTTAAAGTGTTCAACGAGCCAGCCAATAACCCTGAAGGGCGTGTGGCGGTGCTTCGTGTGCCAAATGGGGCAGAATTAACCCGTAAACAGATCGATGAATATACCCAATTTGTCGGCATTTACGGGGCGAAAGGGCTAG
The nucleotide sequence above comes from Pasteurellaceae bacterium Orientalotternb1. Encoded proteins:
- a CDS encoding aspartate--tRNA ligase yields the protein MMRSHYCGALNRTHVGQQVTLSGWVHRVRNLGRFIFMQIRDREGIVQVFFDEKDEVLFKQASALRNEACVQIKGEVIARDDSQINKEMATGEIEVLVKELFVYNNAEVLPLDFNQNNTEEQRLKYRYLDLRRPEMAERLKTRAKITSFVRRYMDDNGFLDIETPMLTKATPEGARDYLVPSRVHKGKFYALPQSPQLFKQLLMMSGFDRYYQIVKCFRDEDLRADRQPEFTQIDVETTFMTAPEVRAMMEKMIRGLWLDRLNVDLGEFPQMTFAEAMRRFGSDKPDLRNPLELVDVADLLKEVEFKVFNEPANNPEGRVAVLRVPNGAELTRKQIDEYTQFVGIYGAKGLAWAKVNDINAGLEGLQSPIAKFLNEEIVKALLARVNAQNGDIIFFGADNEKVVTDAMGALRLKVGRDLGLTDLNAWKPLWVVDFPMFEKDDEGNWSAMHHPFTAPKDLNPEELKADPKGAVANAYDMVINGYEVGGGSVRIFDPKMQQTVFGILGINEEEQREKFGFLLDALKFGTPPHAGLAFGLDRLTMLITGTENIRDVIAFPKTTAAACLMTDAPSFGNPKALAELAIKTTLEAE